A stretch of DNA from Cyanobacterium stanieri LEGE 03274:
TTCTTGGTGGGAAATTAAAATAAAAAATGTGCCTGATTTAGAGGATACTATCTTTTGGCATCTACAGGAGTTTGGTTGTAAAGGTTCGGCTCTGATTCAGGAAGATGGTATCTGGTATGTTAAAGGATATGTACCTAAAATTGATGTTACCGAAGCTCAGTTAGATATTTTAAGTAATACCATTAGGGATGATTTTGATGGTCAAGAATTTGATTTTTCCTATGAATCCATGGATGATCAAGATTGGAGTAGTAGTTGGAAAGATCATTGGCAACCCATGGAAATTGGTCAGAAAATGGTTGTCTATCCCGCTTGGATTGATGTACCCCCTGAGTGCGATCGCCACGTAATCCGCTTAGATCCAGGATCTGCTTTTGGCACAGGGGTTCACCCCACCACTCAACTATGTATGGAAGCCTTAGAAAGACAATTAGAGCATAAAAATAAACCCTTAACCATGGCCGATATTGGTTGTGGTACAGGAATTTTATCCTTAACCGCTCGTTTATTGGGGGTAGAAAAGATAATTGCTAGTGATATTGATTCCCTTGCGGTGAGGGCTACCGAAGAAAATATGCAGTTTAACAATATTGATAATATCGAAGTTTATCAAGGTAGTATAGATAAAATCAAAAAAGTAACTAATCAAAAATTTGATGGCATGGTGTGTAATATTCTCGCCGAAATTATTAAAACCATGATCCCTGATATGGGAGATATTATTAAACCCCAAGGATGGGTAGTTTTAAGCGGTATCTTAGTCACTCAAGCCGATGATATAAAACAAATTCTCAAGGATAATAATTGGCAGATCACGGGTTATAATTCCAAAGAAAACTGGTGTTCCATTGAAGCTAAAAAATCCTCGGATTAATCTGTTGGAAGACTCAATCATGACGAGTCCCAAGATATAACTCACCCACCAAAGGATTATCTAATAAATCAGAACCCTTACCCTCGATCGCATCTTTGCCACTTTCTAAAACGTAGCCCCTATCGGCCATCATAAGGGCTTTTTTGGCATTTTGTTCCACCAAAACGATTGCCTTTCCCGTAGCATTAATCGCCTTAATTTGTTCAAAAACATCATTAACCAAAATAGGCGAAAGCGCCGCCGAAGGTTCATCCAACAACAGCAAATCAGGATCTAACATCAAAGCCTTACCCATGGCCAACATTTGCCTTTCTCCCCCCGACAAAGTTCCTGCCTTTTGCCTCAAACGTTGCTTTAACTTCGGAAACATGGTGTAAACCATCTCCTTTTGCTTTTTACAAGAACCAGAAAGAGTATAAGCCCCCATTTCCAAATTTTCCTCCACCGTCAAAGTAGCAAAAACATTAGAAATCTGGGGAACATAACACATCCCCAACTTAACAATCTCATTGGACTTTAACCCAGCAATATTACGATCCTTAAAAATAATTTTCCCCTGATTAGGAGTCAATAACCCAAAAATCGTTTTTGCAAGGGTGGACTTTCCCGCGCCATTAGGCCCAATTACAGTGATTAACTCCCCCGGTTCAATGCGAAAATTAATGCCCTGTAATATATTCAAGTCCTTAATATATCCTGCATAAACATCTTTTACTTCTAGTAAATTAGTCATGAATTATAAATAGAAATAGGGGTTAACAAAAAAAGATTTGGTTAGGATAGGGAACGGGG
This window harbors:
- the prmA gene encoding 50S ribosomal protein L11 methyltransferase; this translates as MNSSWWEIKIKNVPDLEDTIFWHLQEFGCKGSALIQEDGIWYVKGYVPKIDVTEAQLDILSNTIRDDFDGQEFDFSYESMDDQDWSSSWKDHWQPMEIGQKMVVYPAWIDVPPECDRHVIRLDPGSAFGTGVHPTTQLCMEALERQLEHKNKPLTMADIGCGTGILSLTARLLGVEKIIASDIDSLAVRATEENMQFNNIDNIEVYQGSIDKIKKVTNQKFDGMVCNILAEIIKTMIPDMGDIIKPQGWVVLSGILVTQADDIKQILKDNNWQITGYNSKENWCSIEAKKSSD
- a CDS encoding ABC transporter ATP-binding protein, which encodes MTNLLEVKDVYAGYIKDLNILQGINFRIEPGELITVIGPNGAGKSTLAKTIFGLLTPNQGKIIFKDRNIAGLKSNEIVKLGMCYVPQISNVFATLTVEENLEMGAYTLSGSCKKQKEMVYTMFPKLKQRLRQKAGTLSGGERQMLAMGKALMLDPDLLLLDEPSAALSPILVNDVFEQIKAINATGKAIVLVEQNAKKALMMADRGYVLESGKDAIEGKGSDLLDNPLVGELYLGTRHD